Proteins from one Triticum aestivum cultivar Chinese Spring chromosome 7A, IWGSC CS RefSeq v2.1, whole genome shotgun sequence genomic window:
- the LOC123147560 gene encoding NAC domain-containing protein 43 isoform X1, which produces MSISVNGQSCVPPGFRFHPTEEELLNYYLRKKVASEEIDLDVIRDVDLNKLEPWDIQEKCKIGSGPQNDWYFFSHKDKKYPTGTRTNRATAAGFWKATGRDKAIYNAVKRIGMRKTLVFYKGRAPHGQKSDWIMHEYRLDDPSSTTDAAPTATMPLSLDAAVRHAQVVSAATSSDAGQEDGWVVCRVFKKKHHHKDAGAGNGKRGGGGRDDGGKAARSSSPLYSSDDALDQILHYMGRSCKQEHELSSPRPRTATSRYLRPLETVLGGHGFMKLPPLESPSAAATARNSTTTPLAPKGDGNVEREVAHAEDLHQPHRDGGITDWAMMDRLVASHLNGQHDASTDQLCFDGTAGHAGGNDALDDTAVNGLAFYSAAATRLLGGAAAGSSDDDLWSFARSAASSERLSHVSP; this is translated from the exons ATGAGCATCTCGGTGAACGGTCAATCGTGCGTGCCGCCGGGGTTCCGTTTCCACCCAACGGAGGAAGAGCTCCTCAACTATTACCTCCGCAAGAAGGTCGCCTCCGAGGAGATCGACCTCGACGTGATCCGCGACGTTGATCTCAACAAGCTCGAGCCATGGGATATCCAAG AGAAATGTAAGATCGGCTCGGGTCCTCAGAACGACTGGTACTTCTTCAGCCACAAGGACAAGAAGTACCCGACGGGAACGCGGACGAACCGGGCGACGGCGGCCGGGTTCTGGAAGGCCACCGGCCGCGACAAGGCTATTTACAACGCCGTCAAACGCATCGGCATGCGCAAGACGCTCGTTTTCTACAAGGGCCGCGCTCCCCATGGCCAGAAGTCCGACTGGATCATGCACGAGTACCGCCTCGACGATCCTTCTTCCACAACGGACGCCGCCCCCACCGCCACCATG CCTTTGTCTTTGGATGCCGCCGTGCGTCATGCTCAGGTTGTCAGTGCCGCCACATCGTCGGACGCCGGCCAGGAGGACGGCTGGGTGGTGTGCAGAGTGTTCAAGAAGAAGCACCACCACAAGGATGCGGGGGCCGGAAACGGCAAGCGCGGCGGCGGGGGACGAGATGATGGGGGCAAGGCGGCACGCTCCTCCTCGCCGCTCTACTCCAGCGACGATGCACTTGACCAGATCCTGCACTACATGGGTCGCTCGTGCAAGCAGGAGCACGAGCTTTCGTCGCCGCGCCCGAGAACGGCCACGTCGCGGTATCTGCGGCCCCTCGAGACGGTTCTCGGTGGCCACGGTTTCATGAAGCTGCCACCGCTGGAGAGCCCCTCGGCGGCGGCCACGGCGCGGAATTCGACTACGACGCCGCTCGCGCCGAAAGGAGACGGAAATGTCGAGCGCGAGGTGGCGCACGCCGAGGACCTGCACCAACCCCACCGCGATGGCGGGATCACGGACTGGGCTATGATGGACCGGCTCGTCGCGTCCCACCTCAATGGCCAGCACGACGCGTCCACAGACCAGCTCTGCTTCGACGGCACCGCCGGCCATGCAGGCGGCAACGACGCCCTCGACGACACGGCCGTCAACGGGCTTGCCTTCTACTCCGCCGCGGCCACGAGGCTTCTCGGAGGGGCCGCCGCCGGTAGCAGCGACGACGACCTGTGGAGCTTCGCCCGATCTGCGGCGTCGTCGGAGCGGCTGAGCCATGTGTCACCGTAA
- the LOC123147560 gene encoding NAC domain-containing protein 43 isoform X2 has product MSISVNGQSCVPPGFRFHPTEEELLNYYLRKKVASEEIDLDVIRDVDLNKLEPWDIQEKCKIGSGPQNDWYFFSHKDKKYPTGTRTNRATAAGFWKATGRDKAIYNAVKRIGMRKTLVFYKGRAPHGQKSDWIMHEYRLDDPSSTTDAAPTATMVVSAATSSDAGQEDGWVVCRVFKKKHHHKDAGAGNGKRGGGGRDDGGKAARSSSPLYSSDDALDQILHYMGRSCKQEHELSSPRPRTATSRYLRPLETVLGGHGFMKLPPLESPSAAATARNSTTTPLAPKGDGNVEREVAHAEDLHQPHRDGGITDWAMMDRLVASHLNGQHDASTDQLCFDGTAGHAGGNDALDDTAVNGLAFYSAAATRLLGGAAAGSSDDDLWSFARSAASSERLSHVSP; this is encoded by the exons ATGAGCATCTCGGTGAACGGTCAATCGTGCGTGCCGCCGGGGTTCCGTTTCCACCCAACGGAGGAAGAGCTCCTCAACTATTACCTCCGCAAGAAGGTCGCCTCCGAGGAGATCGACCTCGACGTGATCCGCGACGTTGATCTCAACAAGCTCGAGCCATGGGATATCCAAG AGAAATGTAAGATCGGCTCGGGTCCTCAGAACGACTGGTACTTCTTCAGCCACAAGGACAAGAAGTACCCGACGGGAACGCGGACGAACCGGGCGACGGCGGCCGGGTTCTGGAAGGCCACCGGCCGCGACAAGGCTATTTACAACGCCGTCAAACGCATCGGCATGCGCAAGACGCTCGTTTTCTACAAGGGCCGCGCTCCCCATGGCCAGAAGTCCGACTGGATCATGCACGAGTACCGCCTCGACGATCCTTCTTCCACAACGGACGCCGCCCCCACCGCCACCATG GTTGTCAGTGCCGCCACATCGTCGGACGCCGGCCAGGAGGACGGCTGGGTGGTGTGCAGAGTGTTCAAGAAGAAGCACCACCACAAGGATGCGGGGGCCGGAAACGGCAAGCGCGGCGGCGGGGGACGAGATGATGGGGGCAAGGCGGCACGCTCCTCCTCGCCGCTCTACTCCAGCGACGATGCACTTGACCAGATCCTGCACTACATGGGTCGCTCGTGCAAGCAGGAGCACGAGCTTTCGTCGCCGCGCCCGAGAACGGCCACGTCGCGGTATCTGCGGCCCCTCGAGACGGTTCTCGGTGGCCACGGTTTCATGAAGCTGCCACCGCTGGAGAGCCCCTCGGCGGCGGCCACGGCGCGGAATTCGACTACGACGCCGCTCGCGCCGAAAGGAGACGGAAATGTCGAGCGCGAGGTGGCGCACGCCGAGGACCTGCACCAACCCCACCGCGATGGCGGGATCACGGACTGGGCTATGATGGACCGGCTCGTCGCGTCCCACCTCAATGGCCAGCACGACGCGTCCACAGACCAGCTCTGCTTCGACGGCACCGCCGGCCATGCAGGCGGCAACGACGCCCTCGACGACACGGCCGTCAACGGGCTTGCCTTCTACTCCGCCGCGGCCACGAGGCTTCTCGGAGGGGCCGCCGCCGGTAGCAGCGACGACGACCTGTGGAGCTTCGCCCGATCTGCGGCGTCGTCGGAGCGGCTGAGCCATGTGTCACCGTAA